The genomic region CCTCGTCTCCTCATCGTATTTGACCCTGAGATCCGGCACGAGAACTGCCTCCCAACCCTTGTCTCCTTTAATGAGTCCAAGAATTGGGAGGCAGTTCACGATGGGTCTCGCCCCCTTTTTTGCTGCGCGCCGGCCTACGAGGCCTGGACCCGCGGCGCCTTTGCACAGCGAGCACCGCTCTGTGGCCAGGAATCGCGCGCATGTATGGGCACCATCCGACCTCCCGAAGCCGAAGGCGTCGCGAACCGACAAAACCGCAGGTCGCGCCTTTCGCGGAGCGCTCCCTCTCAGACGAGGGGCATTCACAGCTCGGCTTTTTGGCCGCGAATAGAGCACCAGCGTGCAGGGAGGCAGCGCGCAGGCACCAGACGCTTCTCCACAACGATGGAGGTTCGGCGGGGGCCGCACATCGCATCGGGGAGAAGTGGACAGCCTGGGTAAAAACGAGCGCACGTACACCGGGAGAACAGGCGCGCCACACGGGCCGCCAAAGACGCGGCCAGTGGGAGGCGCGTGCGCATGCGCATCGTTCGGTATCTGAAGCAGTGCTGGGTCGCAGCGCTTACGATCGTCGCCCTGCTCATCTTGCAGGCCTTTTGCGACCTGTCGTTGCCGCGCTACACGTCCGACATCGTTGACGTCGGCATTCAACAATCGGGCATCGAGCATGCCGCCACCGACGAGATGAGCCAGACGACGTTCGAGGCCGTCGCCATGATGGTGAGTCCCGATGACGAGGCAACGCTGTGCTCCGCCTACGTCTGGGACGAAAGCTCCTCCACCTACAGGCTCACTGACGAGGGGCGCGACACCATAGAAGTGCTCGACACCATCGTCGCGTTCCCGCTTGCCGTCACTCACTACGCTGACCTTGCCAGCAATCTGGACACCGGGGGCGAGCCGGCGGCAACCGAAGACTCCGCCATCGATCCCTCCGCGTTTGACGTCGCACGCACGCTTGAGGCCTACGAGGCGGGCGTCGTCTCCAAGGACGACATTCGCGCAGGGCTCGACGAGGCCCGCTCCGCCCTCGGTGGCGCCAGCGACAGCATCGTCGCTCAGATGGGCATAGCCGCAGCCCGCGTCGAATACGAGCAGCTCGGCTACGACCTAGGTGCCATGCAGATGCGCTACCTGCTCCTCTGCGGCGCCAAGATGCTCGGGCTCACGCTGCTCGGCGCCATCGTCGCCGTCGGCGTCGGTCTGCTCGCATCACGCAGCGCCGCCAAGATCGCCCGCAGTCTGCGCCAGCAGCTCTTTGAGCGCGTCGTGCACTTCTCCGACGCCGAGGTTCAGGCGTTCTCGGCAGCCTCGCTCATCACGCGCGGCACAAACGACATCCAGCAGATTCAGATGACGGTCGTCATGCTGCTGCGCATGGTGCTGTACGCGCCCATCCTCGCCATCGGCGGCATCATCATGATCTCGACGACAGACGTCTCCATGAGCTGGGTCATCGCGCTGGCCGTCGTCGTGCTGTTCATCGTCATCGCCATCCTGTTCGCCGTAGCCATGCCCAAGTTCAAGGCCATGCAGCGCCTCATCGACCGTGTGAACCTCGTCGCGCGCGAGATGCTCACCGGCCTGCCCGTCATTCGTGCGTTCGACCGCCAGCAGTTCGAGGCGCAGCGCTTCGAGACGGCGAACCGTGAGCTCATGGGCACGCAGCTGTTCACGAACCGCGCCATGACGTTCATGATGCCGGCGATGATGCTCATCATGAACGGCGTTTCCGTGCTCATCGTATGGGTCGGTGGCCACGCCATCGACGCCGGCACAATGCAGACCGGCGACATGATCGCGTTCCTTACGTACGCGATGGTCATCATCATGGGCTTCCTGATGATCGGCATGATCTCCGTCATGCTCCCGCGCGCCGACGTGGCGGCCGGGCGCGTCGACGAGGTGCTCGCCACGTCGTCAAGCATCGCAGACCCCGCCGCCCCGCGCGACGTCGAGCTGGGCCGGGAGGCCGGGGCGCGCATCGCCTTCGAGGACGTGACGTTCCGCTATCCCGAGGCGAGCGCGGGGTCGGAAGACGGGGCCTCAAAGCGGGGGTCGCGCGCCGAGCGGGCAGCAGGCGCCGGCGCTTCGCAGGCACACGAGGCGGGCGAGGCGGCCCTGTCACACGTGAGCTTCGTGGCGGAGCCGGGCACGACGCTGGCCGTCATCGGCTCGACGGGCTCTGGCAAGTCAACGCTCATCAAGCTCATCGAGCGCTTCTACGACGCATCGGAGGGCCGCGTCACCATCGACGGCATCGACGTGCGCGAGCTGTCCCAGCATGCCCTGCGCTCCCAGATCGGCTACGTGCCTCAGCAAGCGTTCCTGTTCTCGGGTACCATCGGCTCGGCCATCGCCTACGCCGACCCCACCATGGGCGTCGAGCGCATCGAGAAGGCCGCCGACATCGCCCAGGCGTCCGAGTTCATCGCCGAGCGCGAGCAGGGCATGGACACGCCCATATCCCAGGGCGGCACGAACGTCTCGGGCGGCCAGCGCCAGCGCCTCGCCATCGCGCGCGCCATCGCCAGCGACGCCCGCGTGCTGCTGTTCGACGACAGCTTCTCCGCGCTCGACTACAAGACGGACGCCGCCCTGCGCCGCGCGCTGCGCACGGAGCTCGCCGGCCGGACGCTCATCATCGTGGCACAGCGCATCTCAACCGTGCTCGACGCCGACGAGATCGTCGTGCTCGACGAGGGTCGCATGGTAGGCCGCGGCACCCACGCCGAGTTGCTGCGTACCTGCGAGGAATACCGCGAGATCGCGCAGTCTCAGCTCTCGGAAGAGGAGCTTGCCGCATCGCTCGGCGATGCAACCAACACGGCCGCAGATGGCTTAGCTGCGAAGGGAGGCGATGCCCGATGAGCAGCCAGGACACAAAGCGCACCACCGGCGCGGGACGCCCTCGCCGCGGGCCCATGGGCCACGGAGGCCCCGGCATGATGCCCGTCGAGAAGGCGAAGGACTTCAAGGGCACGGCGCGTCGCACGTTCGCGTATCTCGGCCAGTTCAGGGTGCAGCTCGTCGTCGCCATCGCATTCGCTATCGGCGCGTGCGTGTTCAACGTCATCGGTCCTCGCGTGCTCTCCACGGCCACGACGGAGCTGTTCAACGGTATCTCCGCCAAGATCACCGGCACGGGCGGCATCGACTTCTCGGCCGTTGCCCGCATCCTGCTCATGACGCTCGGCCTGTACGCCATCTCGGCCGCCTGCCAGTTCGTGCAGGGCTGGATGATGACGTCCGTGTCGCAGCGCACGTGCTACCGCCTGCGCCGCGACATCACGCAGAAAATAGACCGCATGCCGATGGGCTACTTCGAGGGCACGTCTACGGGCGACGTCCTGTCGCGCATCACCAACGACGTCGACACGCTGGGCCAGAGCCTCAACCAGGGCGTGACGCAGCTGGTGACGAGCGCCGTGACCATCGTGGGCGTGCTTGCGATGATGCTGACGATCAGCCCGCTCATGACGCTCGTGACGCTCGTCATCCTGCCAGTGTCGGCGCTGCTCACGGCAACGGTCGTCAAGCGCTCCCAGCGCTACTTCCGCCAGCAGCAGGAGACGTTGGGCGCCATCAATAGCCAGGTTGAGGAGACGTTCTCGGGCCAGGCCGTCGTGCGCGCATTCGGGCAGGAACAGCGCAGCGTCGCGGCGTTCGCGGCCACGAACGAGCGCCTGTACGAGAGTGCGTGGAAGTCCCAGTTCCTCTCCGGGCTCATGATGCCGCTGATGAACCTCGTCGCCAACTTGGGGTATGTCGCCGTCGCCATCCTGGGCAGCGCCCTCGCCGTGCGCGGCGTCATCACCGTCGGCGACATCCAGGCATTCATCCAGTACGTCAAGAACTTCACGCAGCCCATCACGCAGCTCGCGCAGGTCTCCAACGTGCTGCAGATGATGATGGCCGCCGCCGAGCGCATATTCTCGTTCCTTAACGAGCCCGAGGAGACCGACGCCTACGACGTCGCGAGCGCGGCAAATCAGCCGGCCAACGATGTACGCGAGGCCCGCGTGGAGTTCGATCACGTCAGCTTTGGGTACACGCCGGAACGCCTCGTTATCCATGACTTCTCTGCGCAGGTGGAGCCTGGCAGCACTGTTGCCCTCGTCGGCCCCACGGGCGCCGGCAAAACGACGATGGTCAAGCTGCTCATGCGCTTCTATGACGTCAGCGGCGGCGCCATCCGCATCGACGGTCGCGACGTGCGCGACTTTGACCGCAGCGATCTGCGCAGCCTGTTCGGCATGGTGCTGCAGGACACGTGGCTGTTCAAGGGAAGCATTCGCGAGAACATCCGCTACGGGCGTCTCGACGCCAGCGACGAAGAGGTCGAAGCCGCGGCAAAGGCGGCGTTCGCGCACCACTTCATCATGACGTTGCCCGAGGGGTACGAGACGCAGATCAACGAGGACGCGAGCAACATCAGCCAGGGACAGCGCCAGCTGCTCACGATAGCCCGCGCCATCCTGGCCGATCGACGGATGCTCATCCTCGACGAGGCCACGAGCTCGGTGGACACGCGCACCGAGGAGCGCATCCAGGCGGCCATGGACAACCTGATGCGCGGGCGCACGAGCTTCGTCATCGCACACCGTCTCTCGACGATCCGCAACGCCGACCTCATCCTCGTGATGCGCGAGGGCGACATCATCGAGCAGGGCACCCACGACGAGCTGCTCGCGGCCGGCGGCTTCTACGCCGACCTCTACCGCTCGCAGTTCGCGGAGAGCTAAGTTGCGGGGGGCAACGGCCGAACAGACAAGCAAGGCCGTTGCCCCCTACCTCACGAGCGCCAACACCTCTTCAACATCAATGCAGCACACAGGTGAGTAGCGTGCTAGTCCCCGATCGCGCGTGATGAGCCTCCGCGCCGGGAGCCCCCGGGCCGACAGCCTCCTCTGCACAGAAACGCCCTCTTGTGCATATCTCTTGCCACGGCGTTGTTTATTTTGCCCGTCGAGTGAATGATTCTCGGTAACTATGTGCAGCATGCGCCCCCCTCTTTCCGCACTACCCTGCGGTTTTACCCGCCAGCCATCCGCGCCGGGCAGCAAACTGCTCCCAGCCCGCCAAAGAAATCTGCACTCGACGCTCGTTTTGCGCACGCCAACCCGAAGAAACATGCACTCGGCCCGTTTTTGCGCGCCAGCCCCAAAACGCGTGGCAGAACCAGCCATCCCCATAAGCCCCGTGCCATCGAAGCTGTGGATTGCGCCAACGCGGCCGCGCAGGGGCGTCACATAGCCGATAATCGCGGGCAAACAATCGAGGGACGGCGGCCGGCGACGGCGCAACGGGCCCACATGGCCGCCCGTGAGAAACCCCGGCCCACGGAGAAGGGACTCACCACCATGGTCACGCTCTACGACGGCGGGGTCTACCTGCTCGATGGCACGCAGATCATCCCGGAGGCCGACGCGCCCCAGATCGCGGCGCGCGACGGCCTCGCGCTCGACAAGGAGCAGGCCCGCACCGGCACCATCGCCTACTCCATCCTCAAGGCGCACAACACCTCGGACGACATGGCCCGCCTCAAGCTGCGCTTCGATGCGATGGCCTCGCACGACATCACGTACGTCGGCATTATCCAAACAGCCAAGGCCTCGGGCATGGAACGCTTCCCGCTGCCCTACGTGCTCACGAACTGCCACAACTCCCTGTGTGCCGTCGGCGGCACCATCAACGAGGACGACCACGTCTTCGGCCTGTCCGCCGCGCGCAAGTATGGCGGCATCTTCGTCCCGCCGCACATCGCCGTCATCCATTCGTTCATGCGTGAGATGTTCGCCGGCTGCGGCAAGATGATCCTGGGCTCCGACTCGCACACCCGCTACGGCGCGCTGGGTACGATGGCCATCGGCGAGGGTGGCGGCGAGCTCGTCAAGCAGCTGCTGCGCGACACGTATGACGTCGCCTATCCCGGCGTCGTGGCCATCTACCTCGAAGGGGCGCCCCAGCCCGGCGTCGGCCCGCACGACGTGGCCCTCGCTATCATCCGCGCCGTATTCGCCAGCGGCTACGTCAAGAACAAGGTCATGGAGTTCGTCGGCCCCGGCATCGCATCCATGAACTGTGACTACCGCAACGGCGTCGACGTCATGACGACGGAGACGACGTGCCTGTCCTCCATCTGGCGCACCGACGACGCCACGCGCGCCTTCCTCTCCGAGCACGGTCGCGAGGGCGAATACCGCCAGCTCGACCCGGCGCCGCTCGCCTACTACGACGGCTGCGTGCGCGTCGACCTATCGAGCGTCAAACCGATGATCGCCCTGCCGTTCCACCCCTCGAACGGTTTCGAGATCGACGAGCTAAATGCCAACCTGGGCGACATCCTGCGCGAGGTAGAGCTCGAGGCGCAGCGCATCGGCGGCGGGCGTGCGACGCTCAGCCTCACGGACAAGATCCGCCCCGACGGCAAGCTGCAGGTGCAGCAGGGCGTCATCGCCGGTTGCGCGGGCGGCAACTTCTGCAACGTCATCCAGGCGGCCCGGGCGCTCAAGGGCAAGAGCTGCGGCGCCGGCGAGTTCGCGCTGTCGGTTTACCCCACGTCACAGCCGGTGTTCCTCGAGCTGGCGCGTCAGGGCGCCGTCTATGATCTCATGGAGGCCGGCGCCATCGTGCGCACGGCGTTCTGCGGCCCGTGCTTCGGCGCCGGCGACACGCCCGCCAACAACGGGCTGTCCATCCGTCACACGACGCGCAACTTCCCGAACCGCGAGGGCTCCAAGCCCGGAAACGGCCAGCTCACGGGCGTCGCACTGATGGACGCGCGCTCCATTGCGGCCACGGCGGCCAACGGCGGCGTGCTCACGGCGGCAACGGAGCTGCCCGAGAGCGTCTGGGACGAGGACTGCGCGTACACGTTCGACCGCTCCGTGTATGAGAAGCGCTGCTACTTCGGGTTCGAGAAGGCGCAGACCGACACCGAGCTCGTCTACGGGCCCAACATCAAGGACTGGCCTGCCATGGAGCCGCTGGCCAACGACATCCTGCTGCGCGTGTGCTCGAAGATCCTCGATGACGTGACGACGACCGACGAGCTCATCCCCTCAGGCGAGACATCGTCGTACCGCTCCAACCCGCTGGGCCTGGCCGAGTTCACGCTGTCGCGGCGCGACCCGGAGTACGTCGGGCGCTCCAAGGCCGTCGACGCCATCGAGAAAGCGCGCCTGGCTGGGACGCCGTTGGCGCAGGCAGAGCCTGAGCTGTCGGACGTGTTCGCGGCGCTACGCGATGCGGGTGCGCTGAAAGCCGACACCGATGAGCAGGCCGTGGAGGTCGGCAGCATGGTATACGCGCGCAAGCCCGGCGACGGGTCGGCCCGCGAGCAGGCAGCGAGCTGCCAGCGCGTCATCGGCGGCCTGGCGAACATCGTGCGCGAGTACGCGACGAAGCGCTACCGCTCCAACGTCATGAACTGGGGCATGGTGCCGTTCCAGCTCGACGCCGACGAGCCGCCGTTCGAGGTCGGCGACTACGTGTTCGTGCCCGGCATCCGCGCAGCCCTCGACGGCGACCTCTCCGACGTGCCGGCGTACGTCGTGCATATGGGATCGGCCAATGCCACGGGGGCGCGTCCCGTCGCCGACGTCGAGGAGATCCACCTGTACGTGGCAGACATGACGCCCGAAGAACGCGAGATCGTGAAGGCTGGTTGTCTCATCAACTACAACCGTAACCGCGCTCAGAGGGCCTAGAAACGCAGGGTTTCCAAACAGACCAGGATTGACAGGAGGGGGCGGGCCGCATGACCCGCCCCCTCTTTTTTGCGTATCCCGGCTGACGGCGTGCGGGATATCGTGGCCCCCTGCTAAGAAACGCCGGTTTGGCGACCGCGTGAGCATCCTCTTGCTATAAAACGCCGGTTTGGCGATACCCGTTAGAACCTCCCGCTAAAAAACGCCGGTTTGGCGATCGCCCAGATACGCGCGCGAAGCCCACGCCTGTTGCCCACAGGCTTCCCACCTCGTGTTTTGCCGAAAGCCCGACGATAAGTCAAAGCAGAGAACAGCGAAAAGGGCCCTCCTTCGCCCAAGCGCATCACCAAACTGGCGTTTCTTAACAAGCTTCTCTTTTCGGGCTCGCCAAAGCGGCATTTCTTAGCA from Coriobacteriia bacterium harbors:
- a CDS encoding ABC transporter ATP-binding protein yields the protein MRIVRYLKQCWVAALTIVALLILQAFCDLSLPRYTSDIVDVGIQQSGIEHAATDEMSQTTFEAVAMMVSPDDEATLCSAYVWDESSSTYRLTDEGRDTIEVLDTIVAFPLAVTHYADLASNLDTGGEPAATEDSAIDPSAFDVARTLEAYEAGVVSKDDIRAGLDEARSALGGASDSIVAQMGIAAARVEYEQLGYDLGAMQMRYLLLCGAKMLGLTLLGAIVAVGVGLLASRSAAKIARSLRQQLFERVVHFSDAEVQAFSAASLITRGTNDIQQIQMTVVMLLRMVLYAPILAIGGIIMISTTDVSMSWVIALAVVVLFIVIAILFAVAMPKFKAMQRLIDRVNLVAREMLTGLPVIRAFDRQQFEAQRFETANRELMGTQLFTNRAMTFMMPAMMLIMNGVSVLIVWVGGHAIDAGTMQTGDMIAFLTYAMVIIMGFLMIGMISVMLPRADVAAGRVDEVLATSSSIADPAAPRDVELGREAGARIAFEDVTFRYPEASAGSEDGASKRGSRAERAAGAGASQAHEAGEAALSHVSFVAEPGTTLAVIGSTGSGKSTLIKLIERFYDASEGRVTIDGIDVRELSQHALRSQIGYVPQQAFLFSGTIGSAIAYADPTMGVERIEKAADIAQASEFIAEREQGMDTPISQGGTNVSGGQRQRLAIARAIASDARVLLFDDSFSALDYKTDAALRRALRTELAGRTLIIVAQRISTVLDADEIVVLDEGRMVGRGTHAELLRTCEEYREIAQSQLSEEELAASLGDATNTAADGLAAKGGDAR
- a CDS encoding ABC transporter ATP-binding protein, whose protein sequence is MSSQDTKRTTGAGRPRRGPMGHGGPGMMPVEKAKDFKGTARRTFAYLGQFRVQLVVAIAFAIGACVFNVIGPRVLSTATTELFNGISAKITGTGGIDFSAVARILLMTLGLYAISAACQFVQGWMMTSVSQRTCYRLRRDITQKIDRMPMGYFEGTSTGDVLSRITNDVDTLGQSLNQGVTQLVTSAVTIVGVLAMMLTISPLMTLVTLVILPVSALLTATVVKRSQRYFRQQQETLGAINSQVEETFSGQAVVRAFGQEQRSVAAFAATNERLYESAWKSQFLSGLMMPLMNLVANLGYVAVAILGSALAVRGVITVGDIQAFIQYVKNFTQPITQLAQVSNVLQMMMAAAERIFSFLNEPEETDAYDVASAANQPANDVREARVEFDHVSFGYTPERLVIHDFSAQVEPGSTVALVGPTGAGKTTMVKLLMRFYDVSGGAIRIDGRDVRDFDRSDLRSLFGMVLQDTWLFKGSIRENIRYGRLDASDEEVEAAAKAAFAHHFIMTLPEGYETQINEDASNISQGQRQLLTIARAILADRRMLILDEATSSVDTRTEERIQAAMDNLMRGRTSFVIAHRLSTIRNADLILVMREGDIIEQGTHDELLAAGGFYADLYRSQFAES
- a CDS encoding hydratase yields the protein MVTLYDGGVYLLDGTQIIPEADAPQIAARDGLALDKEQARTGTIAYSILKAHNTSDDMARLKLRFDAMASHDITYVGIIQTAKASGMERFPLPYVLTNCHNSLCAVGGTINEDDHVFGLSAARKYGGIFVPPHIAVIHSFMREMFAGCGKMILGSDSHTRYGALGTMAIGEGGGELVKQLLRDTYDVAYPGVVAIYLEGAPQPGVGPHDVALAIIRAVFASGYVKNKVMEFVGPGIASMNCDYRNGVDVMTTETTCLSSIWRTDDATRAFLSEHGREGEYRQLDPAPLAYYDGCVRVDLSSVKPMIALPFHPSNGFEIDELNANLGDILREVELEAQRIGGGRATLSLTDKIRPDGKLQVQQGVIAGCAGGNFCNVIQAARALKGKSCGAGEFALSVYPTSQPVFLELARQGAVYDLMEAGAIVRTAFCGPCFGAGDTPANNGLSIRHTTRNFPNREGSKPGNGQLTGVALMDARSIAATAANGGVLTAATELPESVWDEDCAYTFDRSVYEKRCYFGFEKAQTDTELVYGPNIKDWPAMEPLANDILLRVCSKILDDVTTTDELIPSGETSSYRSNPLGLAEFTLSRRDPEYVGRSKAVDAIEKARLAGTPLAQAEPELSDVFAALRDAGALKADTDEQAVEVGSMVYARKPGDGSAREQAASCQRVIGGLANIVREYATKRYRSNVMNWGMVPFQLDADEPPFEVGDYVFVPGIRAALDGDLSDVPAYVVHMGSANATGARPVADVEEIHLYVADMTPEEREIVKAGCLINYNRNRAQRA